The following proteins come from a genomic window of Balearica regulorum gibbericeps isolate bBalReg1 chromosome 9, bBalReg1.pri, whole genome shotgun sequence:
- the LOC142602924 gene encoding zinc finger protein ZIC 1, which produces MLLDAGPQYPAIGVTTFGSSRHHSTADVTDREVGLGINPFADGMGAFKINPSTHELASAGQTAFTSQAPGYAAAALGHHHHPTHVSSYSSAAFNSTRDFLFRNRGFGEAAAASAQHSLFASAAGSFAGPHGHTDAAGHILFPGLHEQATGHASPNVVNGQMRLGFSGDMYGRPDQYGQVTSPRSEHYASTQLHGYGHMNMNMAAHHGAGAFFRYMRQPIKQELICKWIEPEQLSNPKKSCNKTFSTMHELVTHVTVEHVGGPEQSNHICFWEECPREGKPFKAKYKLVNHIRVHTGEKPFPCPFPGCGKVFARSENLKIHKRTHTGEKPFKCEFEGCDRRFANSSDRKKHMHVHTSDKPYLCKMCDKSYTHPSSLRKHMKVHESSSQGSQPSPAASSGYESSTPPTIVSPSTENQTASSLSPSSSAVHHTSSHSTLTSNFNEWLGRRRGE; this is translated from the exons ATGCTTCTGGATGCTGGACCGCAGTATCCCGCCATAGGAGTCACTACCTTCGGATCCTCTCGCCACCACTCCACGGCCGATGTCACGGACAGAGAAGTGGGGCTGGGGATCAACCCCTTCGCCGACGGCATGGGCGCCTTCAAAATCAACCCCAGCACCCACGAGCTGGCCTCGGCCGGCCAGACCGCCTTCACCTCGCAGGCGCCCGGCTACGCGGCGGCGGCCCTGGGGCACCACCACCACCCGACCCATGTCAGCTCCTACTCCAGCGCCGCCTTCAACTCCACCCGGGACTTTCTGTTCCGCAACCGCGGCTtcggggaggcggcggccgccAGCGCCCAGCACAGCCTCTTCGCCTCCGCCGCCGGCAGCTTCGCCGGACCCCACGGACACACCGATGCCGCGGGACATATACTTTTCCCGGGGCTGCACGAACAAGCCACCGGCCACGCTTCGCCTAACGTGGTGAACGGGCAAATGCGCCTGGGCTTCTCCGGAGACATGTACGGCAGACCCGACCAGTACGGCCAGGTCACCAGCCCCCGCTCCGAGCACTACGCCTCGACCCAGCTGCACGGCTACGGCCACATGAACATGAACATGGCAGCCCACCACGGGGCAGGGGCCTTCTTTCGTTACATGAGGCAGCCCATCAAACAGGAACTCATCTGTAAGTGGATTGAGCCCGAGCAATTGTCAAACCCCAAAAAGTCCTGCAACAAAACTTTCAGCACGATGCACGAGCTGGTGACTCATGTCACGGTGGAGCACGTTGGAGGACCCGAGCAGTCCAATCACATATGTTTCTGGGAAGAGTGTCCGAGAGAAGGGAAACCTTTCAAGGCCAAATATAAACTTGTAAATCACATCAGAGTCCACACAGGTGAAAAACCTTTCCCCTGCCCTTTCCCAGGCTGTGGCAAAGTGTTTGCCAGATCAGAGAATctcaaaatacacaaaagaacTCATACAG GTGAAAAACCATTTAAGTGTGAATTCGAGGGCTGTGACAGGCGCTTTGCAAACAGCAGCGACCGCAAAAAgcacatgcatgtgcacacTTCCGACAAGCCCTATCTCTGCAAAATGTGTGACAAGTCCTACACgcaccccagctccctcagaaAGCACATGAAG GTCCATGAATCGTCCTCGCAGGGGTCCCAGCCTTCTCCCGCCGCCAGCTCAGGCTACGAGTCCTCCACCCCTCCAACCATCGTGTCTCCATCCACAGAAAACCAGACCGCCAGCTCCTTATCCCCTTCCTCCTCCGCAGTCCACCACACGTCCAGCCACAGCACGCTTACATCAAATTTTAACGAATG GCTTGGTAGGCGAAGGGGTGAGTAG